In one window of Cryptococcus neoformans var. neoformans JEC21 chromosome 7 sequence DNA:
- a CDS encoding chitin synthase 1, putative has translation MPSKQDVPLPFTSSRPLPSRQPTTSRPGGTLKRNKTLTRPERHVAPAPLIAPPTQSFSPASPLPQSDGFINIDWWRLWAYATTFWAPPALLRWFGIKEKQSRQAWREKIALCWIAVLMGGVVGFVTMGLQRALCPADQQNQSMYQRLGDTNMTLSISGWAFNISTSITQSNVDFYSLANQMPGQDITDLFTRSVSDYPACTSSLAYASGAFCNSTSSSSNTSCVLSTMSQETFDGLQIQNTSLLEGYSWDQVAKLENYMVIDGYVLNMSPYLSSNPSAVEGDEVDSIIRHVLNNQTGSGKDATRLFFNRQVPQDAVGCMKARYVAGRIDKITPGCFVASLFLYVSLVVILAVVLARFAMACVFNWFLSEKLVKPVTEKELGRKGINPTIMPEGANVSVNNKLGAAPWAGGGGARGGRGGGTGLGKKLVNGKKINPLSPLPSPSHFQSNAPLITLSQIGPELFTVCLVTCYSEGPSSIRGTLESIASTNYSDRRKLIWVVCDGMITGQGEKRSTPDVCVGMLDADGRFGNPVPMGYEAVGSGRKRENRAMVYAGHYVSRNGHRTPTIIVVKCGMPQEATEKKPGNRGKRDSQLILMNFFSRVTYNDRMTPLDFDLFRKIWTLMGVTPDYFEAVLMVDADTRIYPDSLKHLVNCMHHDNMIMGVCGETRIANKRQSWVTAIQVFEYFISHHHVKAFESVFGGVTCLPGCFSMYRIKARKDGDNDWVPILVKPEIVNEYSQSEVETLHQKNLLLLGEDRFLSTIMLRTFPRRKNIFLPQARCRTVAPDTFSVLLSQRRRWINSTVHNLMELVRVRDLCGTFCFSMQFVVFMDLVGTVVLPVAICLTFALIVNSIITPPRSFEEAIPLMLLAIVLGLPAILILITTRKVVYVAWMLVYLLALPIWNFVLPVYSFWHFDDFSWGETRRVEGEIRSKGHDDATAVFNGTTIPLRRWEDWEKSRLRKLRREERRRKEMERQFGAGFHGDPRLGGDLPGMGMGERPWARSEYDSDNGSLYSSEEDMWGGEVGGYNEHNPAFPPPPISLPPTDNPVSNINGETLGMDEMAAILDSGFDDDPQSQSTYPTLSHPRPHAQPPPPPISRTLANASSPVRRHQHDYNAPQPRLNLIDFPSFGSGPNSARSSPHFAGAGRHAGGEYVSIDRQDTNDLDAQMPHSGGSVSSSVESRPHGVGHAKKRSGGGAGVGAATSARGGGYGPLGPLADADEVGGRQIRGYGGSGKDR, from the exons ATGCCGTCAAAACAAGATGTGCCACTTCCATTCACTTCATCACGACCGTTACCTTCCCGTCAACCAACCACATCCCGCCCAGGAGGCACTCTCAAACGAAATAAGACCCTCACTCGACCTGAACGACACGTGGCCCCCGCACCTCTTATCGCCCCTCCTACTCAATCGTTCTCCCCTGCGTCGCCTTTACCTCAATCAGACGGTTTTATTAATATCGATTGGTGGAGATTATGGGCGTACGCAACTACCTTTTGGGCGCCGCCGGCATTGTTAAGATGGTTTGGGATCAAGGAGAAGCAAAGCAGACAAGCatggagggagaagattgCATTATGTTGGATAGCGGTACTTATGGGTGGGGTGGTAGGGTTTGTGACGATGGGTTTACAGCGGGCGCTGTGCCCTGCCGATCAGCAGAATCAGAGCATGTATCAGCGTCTAGGCGATACCAATA TGACACTGAGCATATCTGGCTGGGCATTCAACATTTCAACCTCAATTACACAATCCAATGTCGATTTTTACTCCCTCGCAAACCAAATGCCCGGCCAAGACATCACCGACCTTTTCACTCGAAGCGTCTCTGACTATCCGGCATGTACATCCTCGCTTGCATACGCTTCGGGTGCCTTCTGCAACTCTacttcatcatcaagtAATACAAGCTGTGTATTATCTACCATGTCTCAAGAGACATTCGACGGTCTCCAAATCCAGAATACTTCGCTCTTGGAAGGCTACAGCTGGGACCAAGTCGCTAAACTCGAAAATTACATGGTCATCGACGGTTACGTCCTCAACATGTCTCCTtacctctcttccaaccctTCTGCCGTCGAAGGAGACGAAGTCGATAGTATCATCCGTCACGTCCTCAATAACCAAACCGGCTCAGGTAAAGACGCTAcccgtctcttcttcaaccgtCAAGTCCCCCAGGATGCTGTTGGCTGTATGAAAGCGCGGTACGTCGCCGGCCGAATAGATAAAATCACCCCCGGATGTTTCGTCGCCAGCCTTTTTCTGTACGTATCGCTTGTGGTGATCCTAGCGGTGGTGTTGGCGAGGTTTGCGATGGCGTGCGTTTTTAATTGGTTTTTGTCGGAGAAATTGGTGAAGCCGGTGacggagaaggagttggggagaaaaggaataAACCCGACGATCATGCCGGAGGGAGCAAATGTCAGCGTAAACAACAAATTGGGGGCTGCTCCTTGGGctgggggagggggggcgAGGGGGggaaggggtggagggACGGGACTGGGTAAGAAACTCGTGAACGGTAAAAAAATCAACCCCCTCAGCCCgctcccttccccttcccattTCCAATCCAACGCCCCACTCATCACACTCTCCCAAATCGGTCCCGAACTATTCACAGTCTGCCTCGTCACCTGCTACTCTGAAGGCCCTTCCTCTATTCGCGGCACCCTCGAATCCATCGCCTCCACCAATTACTCGGACAGGCGGAAACTGATATGGGTGGTGTGTGATGGGATGATCACGGGACAgggggaaaagagaagtACACCTGATGTGTGCGTGGGGATGTTGGATGCGGATGGGAGGTTTGGGAATCCGGTGCCAATGGGGTATGAGGCAGTCGGCAGTGGacggaagagggagaataGAGCGATGGTTTATGCTGGGCATTATG TATCTCGAAACGGCCATCGCACACCAACCATCATAGTTGTCAAATGCGGTATGCCTCAAGAAGCCACCGAGAAAAAACCAGGCAATAGAGGAAAACGAGATTCACAGCTTATTTTGATGAATTTTTTCTCAAGAGTTACGTATAACGATAGAATGACACCGCTGGATTTTGATTTGTTTAGAAAGATTTGGACGTTGATGGGTGTGACGCCGGATTATTTCGAGGCCGTCTTGATG GTTGATGCAGATACCCGAATTTACCCCGACTCGCTGAAACACCTCGTCAACTGCATGCATCACGACAACATGATCATGGGTGTCTGCGGCGAAACCCGGATCGCTAACAAACGCCAATCATGGGTCACCGCCATCCAAGTATTCGAATACTTTATCTCGCACCATCATGTCAAGGCTTTCGAATCTGTTTTTGGAGGTGTCACCTGTCTACCGGGTTGTTTTAGTATGTACCGGATCAAAGCCcggaaagatggagataATGACTGGGTACCGATCCTGGTCAAACCGGAGATTGTGAATGAGTACTCGCAGTCCGAGGTGGAGACTCTACATCAGAAAAATTTGTTACTCCTAGGTGAAGACCGTTTCCTGTCAACTATCATGCTCCGCACGTTTCCCCGTCGCAAAAATATTTTTCTCCCGCAAGCACGATGTCGTACCGTCGCGCCAGATACGTTCTccgtccttctctcccagcGTCGCCGATGGATCAACTCCACCGTTCATAACCTCATGGAACTCGTGCGCGTCCGCGATCTATGTGGCACGTTTTGCTTCTCGATGCAATTCGTCGTCTTTATGGACCTTGTGGGAACGGTCGTTTTGCCCGTAGCGATCTGCCTTACGTTTGCGCTTATTGTGAACTCTATCATCACACCGCCGAGATCGTTTGAAGAGGCGATCCCGCTGATGTTGTTGGCGATCGTGTTGGGCTTGCCGGCgattttgattttgattACGACGAGAAAAGTGGTGTATGTGGCATGGATGCTGGTTTATCTCTTGGCGTTACCGATATGGAATTTCGTTTTGCCAGTGTACTCGTTTTGGCATTTTGATGATTTTTCATGGGGAGAAACTCG TCGAGTGGAAGGCGAAATCCGATCTAAGGGGCATGACGACGCCACCGCCGTGTTTAACGGTACAACCATCCCTCTTCGCCGATGGGAAGACTGGGAGAAATCACGACTTCGCAAACTTCGCCGAGAGgagaggcggaggaaggagatggagaggcaGTTTGGAGCCGGGTTCCATGGAGATCCTAGGCTCGGTGGGGATCTTCcagggatgggaatgggggAAAGGCCCTGGGCGAGGAGCGAGTATGATAGTGATAATGGGAGTTTGTATAGTAGTGAGGAAGATATGTGGGGCGGAGAAGTCGGTGGG TACAACGAACATAACCCCGCATTCCCTCCGCCACCTATCTCGCTTCCTCCTACCGACAATCCTGTGAGCAATATCAACGGCGAGACACTTgggatggatgagatggcTGCTATCCTCGACTCTGGTTTCGACGACGATCCCCAATCGCAATCAACCTATCCTactctctctcatcctcggcCCCATGCacaacctccaccgccacctATATCCCGTACGCTTGCCAATGCCTCTTCGCCTGTACGCAGACATCAACACGATTACAATGCTCCTCAGCCTCGTCTCAATCTTATCGACTTTCCCAGCTTTGGCTCCGGGCCTAATTCCGCTCGCTCTAGTCCTCATTTTGCTGGCGCCGGTAGGCATGCGGGTGGCGAATATGTCTCAATAGACAGGCAAGACACGAACGATCTAGACGCACAGATGCCACACAGCGGGGGGAGTGTAAGTTCCAGTGTGGAAAGTAGGCCGCATGGAGTCGGACAtgcgaagaaaaggagcgGTGGTGGAGCCGGAGTCGGAGCAGCAACGAGCGCGAGGGGCGGAGGATATGGGCCCCTGGGGCCATTGGCGGATGCGGATGAAGTTGGAGGGAGGCAAATAAGAGGTTATGGCGGATCGGGAAAGGACAGATAG